In Deltaproteobacteria bacterium, the sequence CTCGCATAAAAGGAATTTTCGGCTCTTTTGTAAGGAGTGAAGAGCATGAAAAAAGCGATCTTGACGTTCTTGTTGAATTTGAAAGTGATGCGGATCTTATCCATTTTGTGGGGCTTTCACTTTTTCTTGAAGAAAAGATTGGTCTCAAAGTTGATGTTGTTCCTTACGATGCGATCAGAGCAGAAATAAAGAAAAACATCTTAAGGGAGGCTATTTATTTATGAGGGATCCAAAACTCTATCTAAAGGATATTTTAGAGGCGATGTCCGCAATAGAGAGATTTGTAGAAGGAGTGGAATTTGAAGATTTCAAGGTGAACGATGAGAAATCAAGCGCAGTAATTAGAAAGTTTGAAATTATCGGTGAAGCTACTAAAAATGTCCCAGAGGATGTAAAACAAATGTATCCTGACATTCCATGGAGAGAAATGGCTGGTTTCAGAGATAAACTTATTCATTTCTATTTTGGGATTAAGTATGATCTTGTTTGGCATACAATTAAGAATCGTATTCCACAGGTAGAACCCTTGATCCAAAAGGTTTTAAAAAATTTGAAGGATGGTGCATGAAGAGGTTTATAGAAATCAGTTTCCCTGTTAAAGAGGTAAGTATTGAGTCTGCAAAGGAGAAGAACATTCGGGCATAAACCCCGTTAGATGCTTGCTATCTAACGGGGTAAACGAAGTACTTCGCAAAATATGCCGATTTGAAAGCATAAACGAAATAGTTCGGTTATGAACAATTATATGAAATGGCGGCATCTGTTTCAAGGAGATGATAAAGGTGGCTGAAAACAAAAAATATGTGGAACTGCTCTGGGCAGAGAAATATGACAAATATGAGAAAGGGGAGAAGAGGCCGCAAGATATGCCCAATCTTCCTTTTCAGGCTGTGGAGACGGTAAACAAACCAAGACTAAAAGAATTAGAGGGAGGACTTTTTGACCCATCACAGATATATCCAGAGGATGAATATCCTGAAAACTACCCAAAGGACTGGAAGAATCTGCTTATGTGGG encodes:
- a CDS encoding nucleotidyltransferase family protein, which encodes MKVEEIMILLKEVAGEAERKYKARIKGIFGSFVRSEEHEKSDLDVLVEFESDADLIHFVGLSLFLEEKIGLKVDVVPYDAIRAEIKKNILREAIYL
- a CDS encoding DUF86 domain-containing protein: MRDPKLYLKDILEAMSAIERFVEGVEFEDFKVNDEKSSAVIRKFEIIGEATKNVPEDVKQMYPDIPWREMAGFRDKLIHFYFGIKYDLVWHTIKNRIPQVEPLIQKVLKNLKDGA